The window ATCACTTCTTCTGGATCAAGGCCACTATCAACATACAAACCCTCTCGGCTATTGGAAACCGAAACCACTTTGTACCCAGCTTGATTGGCAAAGTAGGCAAACCAGTAGGCTACATTTCCAAAACCTTGGACTGCCACTCGTAACTCTTTTGGTTTCTTACCAAGTTTGGCAGCTAACTGTTGCAGTACATAAAACCCTCCTAACCCAGTAGCCTCTTCCCTACCTTGGCTCCCACCTAAAATAATCGGTTTGCCGGTAAAAGTAGCTCGAGGGTTTTGCAAACCCTGCAAGCCTTTTTGTGACAAATAGTGCTCATATTCATCAACCATCCAAGCCATAATCTGACCATTGGTATTGACATCTGGAGCTGGCACATCCAGCCAGGGCCCAATGTATGGCGCAAAAGCTTTACCATATTCACGAGATAAAGCCTCCAGTTCTTTGCTGCTTAATTTTTTGGGGTCAAGACTGATACCACCCTTGGCACCACCATAGGGAATTCCCGCTACTGCTGTTTTAAAACTCATCCAGAGTGATAGAGCTTTTACTTCATCTTCTGATACATTTGTGTGATATCGGATACCACCTTTGTACGGACCTAGATATTTGTTGTGTTGGCTGCGAAAAGCCTTATAACTAACAGTCTTACCATTATCCATTTTAATAGTAAGGGTCTTTTTAATTACCCGATCCGGAGTTTGCAAACTTGCAATCGTTTTGTCAGACAGCTCTAAAACCTGAGCTGCTTGAACCACTTGGGCTTTGGCTTCATCAAAAGCAGACATAAAAATATGAAGTATTTAGTGTTACGTATATATGACTAGCTACAAAACAATAAAGACTCCATGCTCCAAATTTATAACTATTTTGTTTCTTGATTTTCTAAAAACCGTTCAATGTCCAGTGCTGCCATCACTCCCATCCCAACCGCAGTCGTAGCTTGGCGGTAGCGAAAATCAACTACGTCACCAGCTGCAAACACTCCTTTTTTTGAGGTCATAGTTGGATAGCCATCCAGCCAAATATGTTCAATACTGTTAGCTGGTGACAAACCGGTTAGTGATGTTTTTATGTACCCTTTTTCATCAATTTGGATATATTTAGAAAACAAATCAGTTTTGGGCATATGACCAATCGCATAGAAGAGGCCATCAGCTTCCACCACTTGTTTATCCTGGTTTTCATTATTTTTGAGAGTCAGCTTGCTTAAACGGCCTTCACCCCCAAGTTCGACAACTTCACTGTTCCACAAGATGGTTATTTTGGGATTTTGGTGAACCCGCTCTTGCATCACTTTAGAAGCTTTCAGCTGATCGCGCCGCACTACCAAAAAGACCTCTTTGGCAAAGCGAGTTAAAGCCAAAGCGTCTTCACAAGCAGCGTCACCGCCGCCAACTACATAGACAATTTTATCTTTGTAAAAAGCTGCGTCACAAACTGCACAAGCCGATATACCTCGTCCAAAGAATTGGTTTTCGTTTGGCAAATTGAGTCTAATCGCTTCTGCCCCTGTTGAAATCAGTATTGTTTGCCCTAAAAACACTTCTTCGCCCCGCCATACTTCAAAGGGTGTTTTGCTAAAGTCAACTTTGTCTACTATACCATCAATAATTTGCGTCCCAAATTTTTCTGCTTGCGCACGCATTTGCATCATCAATCTTGGCCCATCAATCCCTTGGTCAAATCCAGGGAAAT of the Candidatus Beckwithbacteria bacterium genome contains:
- the trxB gene encoding thioredoxin-disulfide reductase, which codes for MTKHKVIIIGSGPSGYAAAIYLARAKLKPLLFAGNTSGGQLMFTREVENFPGFDQGIDGPRLMMQMRAQAEKFGTQIIDGIVDKVDFSKTPFEVWRGEEVFLGQTILISTGAEAIRLNLPNENQFFGRGISACAVCDAAFYKDKIVYVVGGGDAACEDALALTRFAKEVFLVVRRDQLKASKVMQERVHQNPKITILWNSEVVELGGEGRLSKLTLKNNENQDKQVVEADGLFYAIGHMPKTDLFSKYIQIDEKGYIKTSLTGLSPANSIEHIWLDGYPTMTSKKGVFAAGDVVDFRYRQATTAVGMGVMAALDIERFLENQETK
- a CDS encoding Glu/Leu/Phe/Val dehydrogenase, with the translated sequence MSAFDEAKAQVVQAAQVLELSDKTIASLQTPDRVIKKTLTIKMDNGKTVSYKAFRSQHNKYLGPYKGGIRYHTNVSEDEVKALSLWMSFKTAVAGIPYGGAKGGISLDPKKLSSKELEALSREYGKAFAPYIGPWLDVPAPDVNTNGQIMAWMVDEYEHYLSQKGLQGLQNPRATFTGKPIILGGSQGREEATGLGGFYVLQQLAAKLGKKPKELRVAVQGFGNVAYWFAYFANQAGYKVVSVSNSREGLYVDSGLDPEEVMNRLQEGESLADCVGNEGKIISNEELLALPVDILVPAAIDGVLTKTNIGKVKASVVLELANGPMTVEAEQEFLKNSKNIVVPDILANAGGVVTSYFEWVQNLQGYYWGKEEVFAKLKTIMDQAFANVWEEYQSRKVSMRIAAYVVALKRLLEAHELLN